The Artemia franciscana chromosome 11, ASM3288406v1, whole genome shotgun sequence genome has a segment encoding these proteins:
- the LOC136032945 gene encoding pre-mRNA-splicing factor CWC22 homolog translates to MTKTAKKKSSDKHESTSRESKKGSVFDRLGAKSGGTSGFICKYWAKTGSCPNGSDCKHADTHGIKPHKKSKEKIAKRKRRASTSSSGSSSSTSSTSSTSSSSSSSSSSDSEEGRRRSKSDKGKLKKVDSKGKGVKKAKEKVISKSKKEVSSRLRTPKRAEGRSASPTIKKKDYSYKKDYDTKKVYNSKSFSSKLDERKRISPPRKTSVERRETSYPRTSAFEDRRSGYEKRPFEPREPIDKRYRSPARFEDDRKRNTSLDRRVQTKDWGDRGWQDDYNRPAPSDWKSRPFRKDGADWQASSFQRDYPDDWRRGQRGRDRFRNRRGQPFDQRARRPIRGSYEDEPRFGADADFEVTCDNEAAKQIEREIEETLKEHDEKEKKKAAERQENIEASAVSTPIEEEKVEAGSQQGDVSEVEVGEQAGEDLFEDNFSDFSDDAEDLLGKTEMKDKGVILSQETQVTTTAVDEPIVSKAIIETKTACFDDARSVTPGNEDDLLESMDFEQISDDELESDILLEPSVDPMDVDWKSLYTAKLVQETKPTPSRQRWQTGAIFSRIGVATQFLSRETVDKITKLMGEDKLLHPVAFEHIALKAKQCRSEGFGGALCSRADAEMRSILYHKPETEGNEEIFKAALDLIRV, encoded by the exons ATGACAAAGACAGCTAAAAAGAAGAGTTCAGATAAGCATGAATCAACTTCTAGAGAATCAAAGAAAGGAAGTGTTTTTGATAGACTGGGTGCGAAATCTGGCGGAACTTCTGGTTTCATTTGCAAATATTGGGCGAAAACTGGTTCATGCCCAAATGGTTCTGATTGTAAACATGCTGACACACATGGGATTAAGCCTCATAAGAAGTCAAAAGAGAAAATtgccaaaagaaaaagaagagcaTCTACTAGTTCTAGTGGAAGTTCATCTTCAACTTCCTCTACGTCAAGCACAAGTTCATCCTCATCATCCAGCTCAAGCTCTG actCAGAAGAAGGTCGCCGGAGGTCAAAAAGCGACAAAGGTAAATTGAAGAAGGTTGACAGCAAAGGAAAAGGTGTCAAGAaagccaaagagaaagtaatatCTAAATCCAAGAAAGAGGTCTCCTCTCGGCTGCGAACGCCCAAAAGAGCAGAAGGTCGCTCCGCGTCCCCAACTATTAAGAAGAAAGACTATAGTTACAAGAAAGATTATGAtactaaaaaagtttataattctAAAAGCTTCAGTTCAAAATTAGATGAAAGAAAACGTATATCGCCTCCTCGTAAAACTTCTGTAGAACGTAGAGAAACTAGCTACCCTAGAACATCTGCATTTGAAGATCGACGTTCCGGTTATGAGAAGCGTCCTTTTGAGCCTCGTGAGCCTATTGACAAAAGATACAGAAGTCCTGCGCGTTTTGAAGATGATAGAAAACGCAATACATCCTTGGATAGACGAGTCCAAACAAAAGACTGGGGAGATCGAGGCTGGCAAGACGATTACAACCGACCAGCACCTAGTGACTGGAAATCAAGACCGTTCAGAAAAGATGGCGCTGATTGGCAGGCTTCCAGTTTCCAACGAGATTATCCTGATGATTGGAGGAGAGGCCAAAGAGGTCGTGATAGATTTAGAAACAGGAGAGGACAGCCATTTGATCAGCGAGCCCGTAGGCCAATACGAGGAAGCTATGAAGATGAACCAAGATTTGGTGCTGATGCGGATTTTGAAGTTACCTGTGACAATGAAGCTGCAAAACAGATCGaaagagaaattgaagaaaCTCTAAAG GAGCATGacgaaaaggagaaaaaaaaagctgcagAACGTCAGGAAAATATAGAAGCATCTGCTGTCAGTACCCcgattgaagaagaaaaagttgaagCGGGCTCACAACAAGGTGACGTATCAGAAGTTGAAGTTGGTGAGCAGGCTGGCGAAGACCTTtttgaagataatttttctgACTTCAGTGATGATGCAGAAGACCTGCTGGGGAAGACAGAAATGAAGGATAAAGGAGTTATCTTGAGTCAAGAGACACAAGTAACTACTACGGCTGTAGACGAACCAATAGTCTCCAAGGCAATTATTGAAACAAAG acaGCGTGTTTCGATGATGCACGCTCTGTAACTCCTGGCAATGAAGATGATTTGCTTGAGAGTATGGATTTTGAACAGATATCCGATGACGAGCTTGAAAGTGACATACTTCTAGAGCCATCAGTTGACCCAATGGATGTTGATTGGAAATCATTATATACTGCCAAACTAGTTCAAGAGACAAAGCCAACACCTTCTAGACAAAGATGGCAAACAGGTGCCATATTTTCTCGTATTGGAGTCGCAACACAGTTTCTGTCACGTGAGACAGTTGATAAAATCACAAAGTTAATGGGTGAAGACAAGTTATTACATCCAGTTGCATTTGAGCATATTGCATTGAAAGCAAAACAGTGTAGAAGTGAGGGGTTTGGTGGAGCTCTCTGCTCAAGAGCTGATGCGGAAATGAGATCCATTTTGTATCATAAGCCAGAGACGGAAGGAAATGAGGAAATTTTCAAAGCTGCACTTGATTTGATACGTGTTTAG